The nucleotide sequence GATTAAGCTGAGCGCCGTTTTTGCCTATCGGAGCACCCTATGTCCCGCCGTTTGCCGTTGATTGTGCTGCTCGTCGCCTTGCCCTTATGGCTGGCCGCCAGTTATGCCGCCCGTTATGGGTTTATGGAGCACGGTCAATGGGTTGGCATTTGCGCGGATGAAGCCAGTCGCTGGGAGTGCCAGGTACGGGCGAAGCTGGGTTTGATGATTCATTTCAAGGTAATGGGCTGGGCCGCGTTGATCACCGCAGTGCTCGGTTTTTTGTTGCCGGGGCGCGCCGGTTGGGGCCTGGCGGTACTGGCGCTGGCCTTCGGATTACCGGCGCTGGCTTTGTACAACACCAGTTATGCGGTGTTTGCGCTGGTGATTGCAGGCTTGCGCCTTGTCAGGGCGCAACGGGCTGCATGACTGAGCATTAACCTGTGGGCGCGTCAAACCTACGCACTCGCAGGCAACGCCACAAGGCCGCAACCATCAGCACACTCACCAACGCCCAGCCCCAGGCCTGTTGGTTCAGCAAGCCTTCACGGTACAACTGTGGTGCGATGCCGGCACCGATAATGAAAGTCAACAGGGCAATCTCCCGGCGTGGCCCGCTGACCGGGCGCAGCAGGTACACCAGTGCCGGCAACAGCAGGGCCGCGCTGGGGAAGCTGCGATAACGCGGATCAAACACCAGCGCCAACATCATCACCGCAGCGGCAAACCCGGCGATCGCCACCCACCAGCCGGCGCGCTGCTCCAGCCAGGTGAAGCAGCGTCCGCGCCAACCCTGGCGCGTACTCAGTGCGAGGGCGGCGTGAGCCAGCACCAGCAGGTTCAGCGCCATCAGCAGGCCGGCCCAGATCCACTCATCGGTGAAGCGTGCGGTCACGCGGCTCAGTTCGGCCCAGGAGCCCATCGAGCCCGCGGCTACTGCGCCCAGCAGCGGCAACAACAAGGCCGCGCGGGTGCCGCGCACACGACCGCCGAGCAGCAGCGTAGCCAACACGATTATTCCGCCCAGGCCCAGCCAGATAGGCCAGTACGGCACATTGGTCACCGGTCCGGCCAAGATGCCCTTGTCCTGGCGATCGGCATCGAACAGCCCCCAATAGCCGCCGACCGCTCCTTCGCTGGCGCGTTTCCAGGGCTGGTCAAAGGCTTCTATAAGGTTGTACTGCCAACCATTGGCTTCGGCCATTGCGACAAACCCGCGAATGAACCTGGCTTCGTTGACCCGGCTCGGCAGCGCGGTCTCGCGCTGGCGGCCTTCGCTGGGCCAGCCGGTTTCGCCGATCATGACATCCTTGGGCGCGAAACGATTGCCGAAGGTCTGACGGATATCGCCGACATGCCGCAGGGCCTGGTCAATGCCCGCCGGGTCATCTTCCCAATAAGGCAGCAGGTGGATGGTCAGGAAGTCCACGGCCGGGGCAATCTCCGGATGCTGCAACCAGAACTCCCACACGTCGGCATAGGTGACGGGCTGCTGGATATGACGCTTGACCTTTTCAATCAGCCTCACCAATTGTGTCGCGGTGATTTCCTTGCGTAACAGGGTTTCGTTGCCGACGATCACCGAGGTGACCACGTCTGCGTTGGCGTTGGCCGAGGCAATCAGCAAGTCGACTTCCTTGGCGGTGTCCACCGGGTTGCGGTTGACCCAGGCACCCATCATCAGCTTCAGGCCGTGCTTGCGCGCCAGGTCCGGCAACGCTTCAAGACCGGTCATGGAGTAAGTGCGTATACACTCAAAGCGCGTAGCCAGCAGTGCCAGATCGGCGTCCATGCGCTCGGGACGCAACTTGAGCGGCTGGTCAAAGGGTGATTGGTCCTTGTCGAAGGGCGTGTAGGATGCGCAGTGCAACTTGTGCGAGGCGCTGGCGACATCCGGCAATGCCACCGGTTGGCCGAGGCCGTACCAGTAACCAATGAGGGCGAACAGGCCAAGGGTCAATGCGAATAAATAAGGCAGGGCAGGGAAGCGGGCAGTCGCTGGCATGGTCAGGCCGTCTGGGGGCGAAGCCGCGCATCTTACCTGTATTTGCGTATTTTCAGGGGGCGCGTGCGGTTGATATGCAAGGTCCCGGCGGATTCTCCCGGCGTTTTTTGCTGGATGGCGTTGCTGGCTATGTGATGTCGTTTCTTGCTTACCTGAGGTCGTAGTCAGAGCAGGTCGTCGGTGGCTGCAGGTTGATTATCGAAGTGCACCACATAACAACAGGTTGACGTCGCTCGGCATCCGTCGAGCGCAGCACTTTCGGGGAAGCACTATGAAGATGCGACGACTCTTGGGTGCAGCTGCCACGCTGGTAGTTGCGATGAGTTCCACACTGGCTAGCGCCGACAGCAAGACGCTGAGCATCGGCTATGTGGATGGCTGGTCGGACAGTGTCGCCACCACCCATGTGGCGGCCGAGGTGATCAAGGCCAAGCTCGGTTATGACGTGAAACTGCAGGCGGTCGCCACCGGGATCATGTGGCAAGGCGTGGCCACCGGCAAGCTCGACGCGATGCTCTCGGCCTGGCTGCCGGTGACTCACGGTGAGTACTGGACCAAGAACAAGAGCAAGGTGGTCGACTACGGCCCCAACTTCAAGGACGCCAAGATCGGCTTGATCGTGCCGGAATACGTCAAGGCCAAGTCCATTGAGGACTTGAAGACTGACACCACGTTCGAGAACAAGATCGTCGGTATCGATGCCGGCTCGGGCGTGATGCTCAAGACCGACGAAGCCATCAAGCAATACGGTCTGGACTACAAGCTGCAAGCCAGTTCCGGCGCCGCGATGATTGCCGAATTGAGCCGTGCCGAAGTTAAGAAGGAATCCATTGCGGTCACCGGCTGGGTACCACACTGGATGTTCGCCAAGTGGAAGCTGCGTTTCCTTGACGATCCAAAAGGGATTTATGGTGCTGCCGAGACCGTCAACAGCATCGGCAGCAAGGACCTGGAAAAGAAAGCGCCGGAAGTGGCCGCGTTCCTGAAGAAATTCCAGTGGGCCTCGAAAGACGAGATCGGTGAAGTCATGCTGGCCATCCAGGAAGGCGCCAAGCCGGATGCCGCCGCCAAGGATTGGGTTGCCAAGCACCCTGAGCGTGTCGCCGAGTGGACCGCCCCATAACCCCGCGGTAACTGTAGGAACGAGCTTGCTCGCGAAGAACGCCAGAGTACCGCGGTCATCCAGGATGAACGCGTTATCGTCGGCGTTTCTCGCGAGCAAGCTCGCTCCTACAGCTTTTTCTCATCCTCGCTAAGCTCGCTCTAAGACTAAGGTCGTCTGGAACCTGTGCCGAAGCCGCATAAAGTGGCTACTGTTCCAATAATAAAAAGCTGTGCTGCGAGGATAAAAACAATGAACGACAGCATTTACCTCTCGATTCAAAACAGCCCGCGCTTCAAGGAGCTGGTCAGAAAAAGGGAAAGATTCGCCTGGATTCTCTCGGCGATCATGCTTGGGTTGTACGCCGGATTCATCCTGTTGATTGCCTACGGACCGCACTTGTTGGGAGCCAAGATCAGCCCCGATTCGTCGATTACCTGGGGAATCCCGCTCGGGGTCGGCCTGATTGTCTCGGCCTTTGTTCTGACAGGCATCTATGTTCGACGCGCCAATGGCGAATTCGACGACTTGAACAATGCGATTCTCAAGGAGGCTGCGCAATGATCCGTCGTCTATTGGCTGTACTCGGCGCTTCGTTCTTTGCTCCTGCCGTCTGGGCAGCGGAAGCATTGACCGGCGAAGTCCAGAAACAACCGCTCAACATCCCGGCGATTGTGATGTTTGTCGCTTTCGTCGGCGCCACACTGTGCATCACTTACTGGGCTTCCAAGCGCAACAACTCGGCGGCCGATTACTATGCGGCCGGCGGCAAGATCACCGGTTTCCAGAACGGTCTGGCAATTGCCGGCGACTATATGTCGGCGGCGTCTTTCCTGGGGATTTCCGCGCTGGTATACACCTCCGGTTACGATGGCCTGATCTATTCGATCGGCTTCCTGGTGGGCTGGCCGATCATCCTGTTCCTGATCGCCGAGCGCCTGCGTAACTTGGGCAAGTACACCTTTGCCGACGTGGCGTCCTATCGTCTCGGGCAAACCCAGATTCGCAGCTTGTCGGCCTGTGGTTCGCTGGTGGTGGTGGCGTTCTACCTGATCGCACAGATGGTCGGCGCGGGCAAGCTGATCCAACTGCTGTTCGGTCTCGACTACCATGTCGCGGTGATCCTGGTCGGTATCCTGATGTGCCTGTATGTGCTGTTCGGCGGCATGCTGGCGACCACCTGGGTGCAGATCATCAAGGCGGTGCTGCTGTTGTCCGGTGCCTCCTTCATGGCGCTGATGGTGATGAAGCACGTCAATTTCGACTTCAACATGCTGTTCTCCGAGGCGACCAAGGTTCACGCCAAGGGTGAAGCGATCATGAGCCCGGGTGGCCTGGTGAAGGATCCGATTTCGGCGCTTTCCCTGGGACTGGCGCTGATGTTCGGCACCGCAGGCTTGCCGCATATCCTGATGCGCTTCTTCACCGTGAGTGACGCCAAGGAAGCGCGCAAGAGCGTGTTGTACGCCACTGGCTTCATTGGTTACTTCTATATCCTGACCTTTATCATCGGCTTCGGCGCGATTCTGCTGGTCAGCACCAACCCGGCGTTCAAGGACGCGGCAGGCGCTCTGTTGGGTGGCAATAACATGGCGGCGGTGCATTTGGCTGACGCGGTGGGTGGCAGTATCTTCCTGGGCTTCATCTCGGCTGTGGCGTTTGCCACCATCCTCGCGGTGGTTGCCGGTCTGACGCTGGCCGGTGCTTCCGCAGTGTCCCATGACCTGTATGCCAGCGTGATCAAGAAAGGCAAGACCAACGACAAGGATGAGATTCGCGTCTCGAAGATCACCACCATTGCCCTGGCGGTGCTGGCGATTGGCTTGGGCATCCTGTTCGAAAGTCAGAACATTGCGTTCATGGTCGGCCTGGCGTTCTCCATTGCCGCGAGCTGTAACTTCCCGGTGTTGCTGCTTTCCATGTACTGGAAAAACCTCACTACCCGTGGCGCCATGATTGGCGGCTGGCTGGGCCTGGTCAGTGCCGTCGGCCTGATGATCCTCGGTCCGACCATCTGGGTCTCGATCCTGCATCATGAAACAGCCATCTTCCCGTATGAGTACCCGGCGCTGTTCTCGATGATCATTGCGTTCATTGGTATCTGGTTCTTCTCCATCACCGACAAGTCGGCGGCGGCGGAGAAAGAGCGTGCGCTGTACTTCCCGCAGTTTGTGCGTTCGCAGACTGGCCTGGGAGCGAGTGGGGCGGTTAACCACTGAAGGTGTAGCTGAACAAGAAATGCCCTGGCCGAAAGGCTGGGGCATTTTTTTGCCTGGGGTTTTGGGTGGCCGGGTCATTGCTTTCGCGAGCAAGCCCGCTTGTACACATTTGACCGAGTACATCCTTTGGAGTGCGGTCGAATGTGGGAGCAACTGTCTTCACCATGCCATTCGTCACCGCCACTCAGTGCCATCTCGCAACATGGCATTGAGCCTAATCAGCAGTACACGCATGCAGGCGATGAGCGCGACCTTCGCGCTCTTACCTCGCTCTCGAAGGCCTTCGTAGCGTGCCTTGAAGTCGGGCTGATGGCGGATTACAACCCAGCAGGACATGTACAGAGCCCGTCTGACACGGGCTCTGCCTCCATAGATATGTCGCTTCCCGCTGTGATTACCGCTGTCGTCGTTCAAGGGCGCGATACCTGCCAAGGCCGCAACCTCACGGCGATCAAGCTCACCTAGTTCGGGCAGATAAACCAGCAAACTCGCGGTGGCAACCGTACCGATACCTTTAACAGAGATGAGCCGCTGGGCTTTTTCTGCGTCCAGTTCGTGCATGCTCTGATTGATGGCCTTATCAAGTTGCCTGATTTGCGTTTGCAGGAAGTGAATATGGCCTTTGATCAGCGCAATAACGGCTGGTAGCTGGGCTTGCTGAAGACGGCGCTTATTGTCGTCTCGTTGCTGAACGAAATGCTCGCGCTGCTGAACCAGCTCGCGGAGCGCTTCACGCTCAGGCGAAATAAC is from Pseudomonas mucidolens and encodes:
- a CDS encoding glycine betaine ABC transporter substrate-binding protein translates to MKMRRLLGAAATLVVAMSSTLASADSKTLSIGYVDGWSDSVATTHVAAEVIKAKLGYDVKLQAVATGIMWQGVATGKLDAMLSAWLPVTHGEYWTKNKSKVVDYGPNFKDAKIGLIVPEYVKAKSIEDLKTDTTFENKIVGIDAGSGVMLKTDEAIKQYGLDYKLQASSGAAMIAELSRAEVKKESIAVTGWVPHWMFAKWKLRFLDDPKGIYGAAETVNSIGSKDLEKKAPEVAAFLKKFQWASKDEIGEVMLAIQEGAKPDAAAKDWVAKHPERVAEWTAP
- a CDS encoding cation acetate symporter; the protein is MIRRLLAVLGASFFAPAVWAAEALTGEVQKQPLNIPAIVMFVAFVGATLCITYWASKRNNSAADYYAAGGKITGFQNGLAIAGDYMSAASFLGISALVYTSGYDGLIYSIGFLVGWPIILFLIAERLRNLGKYTFADVASYRLGQTQIRSLSACGSLVVVAFYLIAQMVGAGKLIQLLFGLDYHVAVILVGILMCLYVLFGGMLATTWVQIIKAVLLLSGASFMALMVMKHVNFDFNMLFSEATKVHAKGEAIMSPGGLVKDPISALSLGLALMFGTAGLPHILMRFFTVSDAKEARKSVLYATGFIGYFYILTFIIGFGAILLVSTNPAFKDAAGALLGGNNMAAVHLADAVGGSIFLGFISAVAFATILAVVAGLTLAGASAVSHDLYASVIKKGKTNDKDEIRVSKITTIALAVLAIGLGILFESQNIAFMVGLAFSIAASCNFPVLLLSMYWKNLTTRGAMIGGWLGLVSAVGLMILGPTIWVSILHHETAIFPYEYPALFSMIIAFIGIWFFSITDKSAAAEKERALYFPQFVRSQTGLGASGAVNH
- a CDS encoding DUF485 domain-containing protein, with the translated sequence MNDSIYLSIQNSPRFKELVRKRERFAWILSAIMLGLYAGFILLIAYGPHLLGAKISPDSSITWGIPLGVGLIVSAFVLTGIYVRRANGEFDDLNNAILKEAAQ
- a CDS encoding IS110 family transposase, encoding MISWVGIDISKSNLVVWVKPQSEGFDVSNTSEGFLELIRRLSQFEVSLILLEATGGYERNAMAALQGANFKVLRVNPRRARSFAVAMGKNAKTDAIDAAVLADFAEVLNASSSKVISPEREALRELVQQREHFVQQRDDNKRRLQQAQLPAVIALIKGHIHFLQTQIRQLDKAINQSMHELDAEKAQRLISVKGIGTVATASLLVYLPELGELDRREVAALAGIAPLNDDSGNHSGKRHIYGGRARVRRALYMSCWVVIRHQPDFKARYEGLRERGKSAKVALIACMRVLLIRLNAMLRDGTEWR
- a CDS encoding beta (1-6) glucans synthase, which codes for MPATARFPALPYLFALTLGLFALIGYWYGLGQPVALPDVASASHKLHCASYTPFDKDQSPFDQPLKLRPERMDADLALLATRFECIRTYSMTGLEALPDLARKHGLKLMMGAWVNRNPVDTAKEVDLLIASANANADVVTSVIVGNETLLRKEITATQLVRLIEKVKRHIQQPVTYADVWEFWLQHPEIAPAVDFLTIHLLPYWEDDPAGIDQALRHVGDIRQTFGNRFAPKDVMIGETGWPSEGRQRETALPSRVNEARFIRGFVAMAEANGWQYNLIEAFDQPWKRASEGAVGGYWGLFDADRQDKGILAGPVTNVPYWPIWLGLGGIIVLATLLLGGRVRGTRAALLLPLLGAVAAGSMGSWAELSRVTARFTDEWIWAGLLMALNLLVLAHAALALSTRQGWRGRCFTWLEQRAGWWVAIAGFAAAVMMLALVFDPRYRSFPSAALLLPALVYLLRPVSGPRREIALLTFIIGAGIAPQLYREGLLNQQAWGWALVSVLMVAALWRCLRVRRFDAPTG